From Oryzias melastigma strain HK-1 linkage group LG15, ASM292280v2, whole genome shotgun sequence, one genomic window encodes:
- the borcs7 gene encoding BLOC-1-related complex subunit 7 has protein sequence MLHSYIEWDEEDQADSAGRRGIRTMSSSDPQPRFGQSVKGLLSDKVGSCSGDVIALTRQVLKGSRSQELLSQAARNMVIQEDAILHAEDSLRKMSIITTHLQYQQEAIQKNVEHSKNLQDQLTHLLK, from the exons ATGCTGCATTCATATATTGAATGGGACGAAGAAGACCAAGCAGACTCTGCAGGGAGGAGAGGGATTCGGACGATGTCGTCCTCGGACCCGCAGCCGCGGTTCGGTCAGTCCGTCAAAGGCCTGCTATCAGACAAGGTGGGCTCGTGCAGTGGGGACGTCATCGCGCTCACGCGCCAGGTGCTGAAGGGGTCTCGAAGCCAGGAG CTTCTCAGTCAGGCGGCGAGGAACATGGTGATCCAGGAGGACGCCATCCTTCATGCTGAGGAC AGTCTGAGGAAGATGTCCATCATCACCACACACCTGCAGTACCA GCAGGAGGCCATCCAGAAGAA TGTGGAGCACTCCAAGAACCTCCAGGACCAGCTGACCCACCTGCTGAAGTGA
- the si:ch211-195b21.5 gene encoding serine/arginine repetitive matrix protein 2, producing the protein MFRPDPRARAPPPLPFGRPPLPALPFRPAGPGAPFTENPFCPSRPPGSHFISPHCSNFSIDCSTVIALSGSQQIAPPAETTPHPVPPWKPSSLEKKCPDSSDRAGEEFLRCIAANKPLPDYLKGNMAYNLAEAFKSADVLKEALKSDPKFQKHVSRSKSRSRSNARSGGKTRGRSRSRGRSQSRGRSRSRGRNRSRGRSRGRSRSRKRSRSRGRSKSRVRSKNCGESKNRGSSWSRTRSRSGSRSRKKRLRSKSQVGKPSSESSEVTFGKDEKKKSSPGSSAVDLTRNSLLEELKLVMSNSELEGCLPSLKAAILTIQSPPEDKPAECLPVTTQSQQRQSKTCQDNSTSLENDSMLLPHERVGGDFSWLQEKSEEDISVQRANELEEEESFLYGTVSPHAKQSKPQELHSSAVHQSPLSGCQNPLLSKQSLQIPSSVSSLDSEQCEKIKSILSSLGIPSHSEKDPVKTLELKEGSEPPAVAVSSDTAMATLNNPNVRKALESLIKATKEKRTKSGSSQTADRQQKSGNEDRRKEKRAKINQIETFAAELEELLKRDGQDYLSPVVGFYCKKCQEFIGDLSSADGHADMHGRSSTKEQLDWGGKGFRGGHHQSSPQAPSHQRGYSDSRNSKGFHQSWKNQAYSHHDRGGQLDHKGFFLKEEMKKERMLITVSGGLTSAPPAVRVKEEPREQAVLGTSTEGAGSTKSRKEKEESSDSSRDDGSPKNKTPRKKKKKKEKKKKKEKRDKS; encoded by the exons ATGTTCCGCCCGGACCCGCGGGCGCGCGCTCCGCCGCCGCTGCCGTTCGGACGCCCGCCGCTTCCCGCCCTTCCCTTCAGGCCGGCGGGACCCGGAGCTCCGTTCACGGAAAACCCTTTCTGCCCCAGCAGGCCGCCGGGATCCCACTTCATCAGC CCCCACTGTAGCAACTTCTCCATAGACTGTAGTACAGTCATTGCTTTGAGTGGCAGCCAGCAGATTGCGCCCCCTGCTGAAACAACGCCTCATCCAGTACCTCCGTGGAAACCCAGTTCTTTGGAGAAAAAATGCCCAGACAGcag TGACCGGGCTGGAGAAGAATTCCTGCGATGCATCGCCGCCAACAAGCCCCTACCAGACTACTTGAAAGGGAACATGGCTTACAACCTGGCAGAAGCGTTTAAATCTGCTGACGTCCTTAAAGAAGCCCTTAAATCAGATCCAAAGTTCCAGAAGCATGTGTCGAGGAGCAAAAGCCGGAGCAGAAGTAATGCCCGATCTGGAGGTAAAACACGGGGGCGCAGCCGAAGTCGGGGACGCAGCCAAAGCAGGGGCCGCAGCCGAAGCCGGGGGCGCAACCGAAGCCGGGGACGCAGCCGGGGACGTAGCCGAAGCCGGAAGCGTAGCCGAAGCAGAGGAAGAAGCAAAAGTCGAGTACGCAGCAAGAATTGTGGTGAAAGCAAAAATAGAGGTAGCAGTTGGAGTCGAACTAGGAGTCGAAGTGGAAGCCGAAGCAGAAAGAAGCGCCTGAGAAGCAAGAGCCAGGTTGGAAAGCCAAGCTCAGAAAGTAGTGAAGTGACCTTTGGCAAGgatgagaagaagaagagcagcCCGGGCAGCTCTGCTGTCGACTTGACGAGGAACAGCCTATTGGAGGAACTGAAGCTCGTCATGAGCAACAGTGAGCTAGAGGGTTGCTTGCCCTCTCTCAAAGCAGCCATTCTCACTATCCAG AGCCCACCTGAAGATAAACCTGCAGAGTGTCTGCCTGTGACGACTCAGAGTCAGCAAAGACAAAGCAAAACTTGTCAGGACAACTCTACTTCTCTGGAAAATGATAGTATGCTGCTTCCCCACGAAAGAGTTGGGGGCGACTTCTCCTGGCTCCAAGAGAAGAGCGAAGAGGACATTTCAGTACAGAGAGCCAACGAGCTTGAGGAAGAGGAGTCCTTCTTGTATGGGACAGTTTCTCCTCATGCGAAGCAAAGTAAACCACAGGAACTGCACAGTTCTGCTGTTCACCAGTCTCCGCTCAGCGGCTGTCAGAATCCTCTCCTGTCAAAACAATCCCTTCAGATTCCTTCTTCCGTCTCTAGTCTGGACAGTGAGCAGTGTGAGAAGATCAAAAGCATCCTGAGCAGCCTGGGCATTCCCTCACACTCAGAAAAAGACCCAGTGAAGACATTGGAGTTGAAGGAGGGCAGTGAGCCCCCTGCAGTTGCTGTCAGCTCAGACACGGCCATGGCAACGCTAAACAACCCAAATGTTCGCAAAGCTCTGGAGTCTCTGATCAAAG cCACAAAGGAGAAAAGGACCAAAAGTGGATCTTCCCAGACAGCTGATCGGCAGCAG AAAAGTGGCAACGAAGACAGAAGGAAGGAAAAACGAGCCAAAATTAATCAGATTGAGACTTTTGCAGCTGAGTTGGAGGAATTATTAAAACGAGATg GTCAGGACTATCTGTCTCCAGTTGTCGGCTTTTACTGTAAGAAGTGTCAGGAGTTCATTGGAGATTTGAGCTCTGCAGACGGCCATGCAGACATGCACGGACGCTCCAGCACG AAAGAACAGCTGGACTGGGGGGGTAAAGGCTTTCGGGGGGGCCACCATCAGAGCAGCCCCCAGGCCCCCTCACATCAAAGAGGTTATAGTGACTCCAGGAACAGCAAAGGCTTCCATCAAAGCTGGAAGAATCAGGCGTATTCGCATCACGACAGGGGGGGCCAGCTGGACCACAAAGGCTTCTTCCTgaaggaggagatgaagaagGAGAGGATGCTCATAACAGTCTCCGGTGGACTGACGTCGGCCCCCCCAGCCGTCAGGGTGAAGGAGGAGCCCAGGGAGCAGGCTGTGCTGGGCACCAGCACAGAGGGGGCGGGGTCGACCAAAAGCAGGAAAGAAAAGGAGGAGAGCAGCGACAGCAGCAGGGACGACGGCTCCCCCAAAAACAAAACCCCccggaaaaagaagaagaagaaggagaagaaaaagaaaaaagaaaagcggGACAAGTCTTAA
- the chchd1 gene encoding coiled-coil-helix-coiled-coil-helix domain-containing protein 1, protein MSVQDKVARLLSRQNGKPVLKPNRALVLKDSVAIRRLRKGEATCITEMSVLMACWKQNNFVDGLCSTEISSFYTCVSKAQAAMRNQSEESLHQGRLPPKQALTLLKRFPNIQSEI, encoded by the exons ATGTCGGTCCAGGACAAGGTTGCGCGGCTGCTGAGCCGGCAGAACGGAAAACCGGTCCTGAAGCCGAACCGAGCTCTGGTTCTGAAAGACTCCGTGGCGATTCGCAGACTCCGGAAAGGCG AGGCCACCTGCATCACTGAGATGTCCGTCCTCATGGCCTGCTGGAAGCAGAACAACTTTGTTGACGGCCTGTGCTCCACTGAGATCAGCAGTTTCTACACCTGTGTATCTAAAGCTCAG GCAGCGATGAGGAATCAGTCAGAGGAGAGTCTCCATCAAGGGCGTCTGCCTCCAAAACAAGCCCTCACCCTGCTGAAGAGGTTccccaacatccaatcagagATCTGA
- the LOC112161532 gene encoding heme-binding protein 2 encodes MELLLVALVLLPSCSGQFLKHCHGQPCPEYHVLEANEDFEVRQYPPTDWISTSVEGSDLPAFVAARSKLIDFCGKLSERGQARKDTWPAIITISEMTDGRKVTVSWFVPPGTHFETSDSSVTLEHRDAAVVFTSSFSGFPSLGNAQEHVEALRESLTKAGKIFNPHEYIGASYDGFLAMSHYNEVWIFAA; translated from the exons atggagctgctgctggttgCGTTGGTTCTGCTGCCGTCCTGCTCTGGACAGTTTCTGAAACACTGTCACGGGCAGCCCTGCCCCGAGTACCACGTCCTGGAGGCCAATGAG GACTTTGAGGTGCGGCAGTACCCCCCCACAGACTGGATCTCCACATCAGTGGAGGGCTCAGATTTACCTGCATTTGTCGCTGCAAGGTCCAAGCTGATAGATTTTTGTGGGAAACTTTCAGAGAGAG GTCAGGCACGTAAGGACACCTGGCCCGCCATCATCACCATCTCAGAGATGACGGACGGCCGTAAGGTGACCGTGTCCTGGTTTGTTCCTCCTGGAACACATTTTGAGACATCGGACTCGTCTGTCACACTGGAGCACAGAGACGCAGCTGTCGTCTTCACTAG CTCCTTCAGTGGTTTTCCATCCCTTGGAAATGCCCAGGAACATGTGGAAGCTCTCCGGGAATCTTTAACCAAAGCTGGGAAAATCTTCAATCCTCATGAGTACATCGGAGCCAGTTATGATGGTTTTTTAGCTATGAGTCACTACA